TACTACTACACGatacaatagtaataacaataataataataataataataataatgacgatgacgacgatggcggtaaatattattattattgacgacGCGAGCGCGTCTTAAACGACGGTGGAAACTTCAAACAAGATGATAATCGAGAGTATTTTAGCTCCGTCGCTGCGACCAACGGATGACTGTAAACTGAAGACAGGCGAGACTACGAGAGGGAAACCGCTTAGGCACTACGGgagcaaataaaatatcaagaaatgcgaaatgagaaaaaaaaaaaacaaatcaacgTGCTTGTCATGAGGTCATGCCGCCGACGttcgtaaataaattatatacatatttgatgtgtataatatctattctGTTCCCCGACTACAACTACGTACACATTTATTGATAAGAATTAGTTGTGCTTTATCATACGACAATGTCgcgtattgatattatgtaggtattatggTTACGGTAATGGTAATGCAAGCAATGATGGTGATGGAGGTACAAAAATGTGAAACGATAACattactgtataaatattatattaatataatagtattatgctATATCCTGtagtgtattaatattatagttattatataaaataatatactaagtaCAGTTAaccaatgtattataaatgtataagtgtttactaatattataatgttccgAGTGTTCGGATAGCATCTACTGGCCTACAGACCTGCAGTAGTGCAGCTGTCACGATTTTTAATCACCACGACGGCTCGAAAATGATACGATAGATATACATTACACATAGTACTAGTGTCTAGTAACtagtatattatgatctaaGCGCTACACCCAAAGGTGGAATCTTAAGTACAGCCAGTACAGGACACcaatatcataaaacaatatagaaataatactcGATTagctgtttaattttttattctaatatagtTACTCCTTTTAGAGACGGTAGGTTGACAAAtacaatgaaatttattttttgttgacgagttttttttactaagtACATATACTGTACGCATTCTTCTatgggaaaaatattttgccgaTGTGTACAGTTATGAgacaaacttaaaataataaaagataaaaaattatattgcagCAAACGGCTCATACTCTATGAAACgactatagttaatattatggtcGCCACGATAATGCTATATCAGCATTCAGTATTTCAGTGTAAGCATGTTCGACTGTTCTcttcacatttttttctttttgttattatctatCTAAAACATATGGTTATCTAATGACTAATAAGCAGAGCTTATTAAACAGTTATTGTACGGACCACGAGAGAGGGGATCCccgtttttgaataattgtttattttactgaatgtaataatattaattattatatattaaaattataataagtacattacattattatcgtGATTCACGAAATCATGATATAGGTATCGTATCCgtcaacaaaatttttttttttaaattgtataaaaatatattatttcttttaccaaattaattattaacaaatgtttactttcaaatcatttaaaaaatcatcaatattttaatctctAAATGGTTGCAAGGTTCTTGCTATTATTCTTGCAACCACCCATCTAAGCAAAAGGAAGCTTAATTAACATTCAATggaacatttttgtttttttttatactatataaacaattaatttgcaGAGTATGGGttccaattaatatttttataaatgtggcCATTTGCCATTATTATAATCGGTTAGTCCCACTAATTGTAGATTGTACTAATTATgtcaataattacaattatagaaTTGTAAAAGCTTTAATTGAATGGcataaaacaactattttgattttagcaTATGTATGTTGAAAATTACGGATCAAATTTTGTCTATCCTAAGCcaatgtatatacctactacataacataatttgtttgaaaattgtgATTGACTCGTAAATGGcagttatttacattgtaattCTATACTTACAATTGTAacacagtaaataataaaaaacctacaaatttttttgtagtaaCTGTTCTAGCCATTACAATTATCCGGTTAAGTGTCGATTAACGCTAAACGGCCGATAACAGATTTTATTAACTGCAGAATTCTGCCGGTTTAAGTGTCCATTAACGCTTAACCGAACATTGTAAAAACGGCCCTTGGTGtatgattaaattgtttttattttacgatttataatatatactgccAGTCAactaacgattattatttattatcaccaACATTATTGGCCTCCACAATGGATgcgttattttatgtttttgataataataatttgaactcccgcacaaatattacaatcatttgtaattgataaaatattatcacttcACATGACCAAAGTGTAAGCTAAAGTTAATAGCTACTACAGGGGAAAATTTGATTTGTTAGTTCTGACTATAAACAGatttttaaaaccttaaaattttgttgatgtttataatcatatagtgTTAAATCTATTGAATCCTGATTTGGAATGTCTATCAACAAGGTGAAAGCCGTAGGTTATCCGTTGGCTGCAGTGTTTGATGCGAAtggtaaactattttttatattaatattttatgttaattatttatgttctgATAGTACTAGTTATGATTTTCACTAGATCTAGTAGATACTAGAACTAGTTACATGTCATGTGATTAATACATGTGAAattgttgataattattagatatattattgagtaattttttttatttaaatcaaatatcaaattaatgttcttataattaaaaaacaaaaatttatgattttttgtaGGTTAAGGATAGAGTTAAGTTAAGATTGTGTCATTTAAACTAAACTAAGTgctgcatattttaaaaattaattatcattcgtacttaaacttaatttacaattctaatataacttgtattttttattgaagcaAATGTCTAtacaagtattaatatttttttaaatgtgttatcatttttattattttaagattttttgtttaaattttgattataataattttatataatgacttaggacaatttactattttacataatgcttatcttatatataaaaattttgtgtcacagtgtttgtataaaatgaaCTCTGAAACTACTGAAccaattttgatgaaattttttacattgtgTGTATTTTGGTccagtttaaaaaataggaTAGTTTTTATCTCGATTAAGGCCCTCAATATTTTTGCTttgcaataattttgaaaaagaaagttattcaattattcaattgtcaattatagttaatatttctcaaaaaaaattaagtaaataatgtatattttggatattattttacattctaatatacaacaaaaacaattataaaaatttaaaatagtctcaatctataaaatgatgtatttaatatgaaatataaataaatccataagtgtataatatggttgaactattattgaaaataatttttaaattaaaattactaaaaaaaaataataatatattaattatattatgaatttaattgtataaatgtgaAATGAAAATCTTTGTATAGGGTTAACTCTGGAACTACTTATCAattctttttgattttttttttttttataaacgaaaGAGTATATCACAAAGAAGGTTTCTATCACAATAGCATttgtctaaattaaaaaaacttcatctactaattaaaataaacgtgtattattaacttgttaattgtataaattgtatacatataaatatgtgtgtatatatgcaCATAGGCATAAATTTGGGGAGTTTAAGAGGGCTTAGCTCCCCCCCCTACaccttttaaagtttttcaagaaatttaaggtaatttattagagaaaattgtaaaatgtaaaacgtaATTCCTAATcagaatatagatatatgtgcAAATGTGTTATGTGAACATTTAAGTTTcatgtatgtattttgtattgtaaatttataataaaattaaaatgattgagccatacgttaatattttataatgacaacgataaaaagttatgtattatacatttatacgccgttaagtaaataattttgaagtttttatatacctacatctttaatatcttatataataaatgatatcatCCAGTGGCAGATCCAAGGGATGGGTAAAAGGGTAAATACCCCCCTTGagcttattatgtataaattttataaatttataaaagtataaaaatgttgtcattGATACCAGTTTGTaagaataaattctaaatggtgaatattataataagtaaataatataagtaattaatgtttatattaataagtatgttttaagtaggtatgaaTAGTATCAgatggatatattttaattaaccacCCCTCCTTGATGAATTTCTGGATCCGCCCCTGATATCATCTATACACTAAatcaaaaaaccaaaaatagtttttatcctTTCGCTAAATGTTAGCACTGTTAGTATTATAGGCAACCAAAATTAATGCTGGTGCATTTTGAACGGGGACAGCTAGTAAGATATACCTTACTTGttcaatacctatttatattaacaaatatctagataaatattacttaagaaCAGGActgaataaaactaaattaaataattttaattaaatttattattgaatttagatCAAAAAAGTTTTCGGTTGTTAATTTTGTGGTTGGAGgaaaacatattacatacttatGAACCAGAGAAACGGACAGagttacaaaatattgattctCCTTCTTGGGATATagcatttaaaaactattgtgtATCATCTTCTAGTCCAATTAAAACTACTGAAGCTATAGATCAGTTGGAATGGTTATTAGGTGTGGCAATTCGACTAACATACAATAaagaaagtaaatataaacctaatatttataattatataaattgttttatattcttaCATATTAAGTGCGTctgttcataattattttagaaaataaatttgattctgaaacaaaaaaaacactagAAGTTTCTGCTGATGTTCCAATGATTATACCATCCGATAATCCAATTGACAATCTTGAcggtaactatttaatttaagtactattttttataaaataataattatcttaaattaattgtagtatagttttcataattattattaaataacaactaaCAGTAGTTGcattaagaggacgtcacactcgcatgtgttgtctctgtcttacactCGTAcaacatagtaaattttcattcaccagtttcaataccgtgcttttagttttgattttagagtcaattgacctattatcaaacttttaggtGAGATGAATATCTATATCCTCACATTGGTTTTTAtgatattctaatttttacgtaaattatgagcattttcaaatattcaatatttttcttactcataactcacttaaaaattaaaatatcataaaaaccaACAAGAGAATACAGATATTAATCttacctaaaagtttgataatagatcagttgactctaatatcaaaactaaaagcaTGCTATTGAAActgataaatgaaaatttactatgttgTACGtatgtaagacagagacaacacatgcgggtacgACGTCCTCTAAACAAAATGTCAGTAAACAATTGATTTTCTCTTGGCCCACacacaatataacaatatagcaGATATGTGTCCAGCAAAACCAATCTTGTGTGGTTTGCTTTAGTATTAGAatgaattaacatattataaaatttcaagttaaaaacattgttattgttcttaataccattttaaaaatattttatgtactcataatttgcatttttaaatatcatataaattgcatgatgaaaatactaaaaacaaagaaaatgtTCTTAAATGAAAACATGATTGTAGGTCAATTCATTCTAATActcaaactaataatttaagattagtCTTAAATGGGtcaaaaaaagtaaacaaatatagtGCATTGACATCCTCActgtaatcattattttattcagtatacaaattaactaattatatattattattattattattattattattattattatatcatcagaagcatatttttaaacaaaattattatgtaatcaataaaaaaaaatttaagttttaaataaagcaACAAAGTTATTGGTGACTCCATTTCTGAGTAATTATAAgctgtttattattaagtagtaATGATTAGATAAATAGTTCTTGCTACTTTTCAGTAACTTTTAGTGAGCTATAAATCCagtcaattttcaaaatatatcatagttttcaatattattgtttttatagttaacaCTAGTGATTTCAAGGAAGGTATTGAGAAACTTGcagatttactaaaaatttccAAGCATCCAGATCACAAAATAACATTAGAAgctattcataaatttatagttaaaaggCTTAATGAAGAAGCAATAAAAAAtccatcaataatattacctaaagtatattaatttattatgtatgtattacaattaatagatactttttataatatacttatttatacagGGAGAAGCTTTTCCTTTAGAAAAAGTAAAAGGTCATAAAATTGAATCCAAAGATGCAGCCGTTCTACATGCAATGAAAGTTTTGAGGTTAGCACAGCTGCATAGGTTACGTGATCTTCAAACATGTATTAATGAATGTATAGTTGCTATGCAGGAAGTTACTTCTGATCCAAAAACAGATACAAAATTGGGAAAAGTGGGATATTGAACaccatatatttgtaatttattattatatttaattaaattgtaagatTTATATGAATGGTAAAAAGCTTCTATACAAagaatgaattttttaaaattctttgtacttatatttctttgataatttgtttaataataaattatgcttaaataatgatttattacagAGTTAAGGTTAATCTCGTTTaccatgtaataataataacagtttaacAGTTTAACTCATTGAAGAGttcaaattcatttaaaataatataattatcaattaaaaaatgaataattaaatactttattaaaattgatttaaatatgttaatgagGATATCTCATAACTCTGGATAGCTTTGCTAACTTGTACATTCTTAGaactatttttacaaatgatatttgtatttataataattataaatataatattaatattaaaaatagtacataagtatattgtcgtctattattatgtatttaatttaataattataacagacaattaaagaatatttacatttattgtttttaatttcaattaattaattatgaaaggtaaaataagtaattaatattcaaaataaaaataatttcactcaatattttttgtttgttcatTGACTGCAATTTCTTTTGTAAAATCTGTACACAAATaggaattaataatcataagttGCTTTAATCAAATtgggaataattaaaatacatattatgaatattttttcataaacgattaaatttaaaattcataaaatctcaaaaaattttaattattttctattttaaaattatttttttgtgtttaaaatttgaaaattgaatacaagtttcttcattaaattttgaacctatatttaaaaaaaaaatcaaccgGCAGAAAgagacaaattaatttttattagtatttgatgtacaaatttttacgaaataGCATATTCATCTATAAAATAGCTATTcctcaaatgattttttattgcaattaaaaatcaaataattgttgatatttaatatacttacagtatattagaatatttggtTTATACTATAGTGACCTCAAGTACTTGCACTACACTTGTAATAACTTCTCTACAAACACTGGTCGGTTGAGGAGCTTGGGATTGGTGAAATAAAGTGAACAACAGAGGTaggttaataatttgattgtttataatataagtgtttaatatacttttaataaaatttgtggACAGAGTGAAATAACTGCCAGagatattagttaaattaatagtttggaTCTGGACTTGGATAACAAGTAGCTCAACGACTCAATTAAGTCCTGTAATTTGGGATTTAAGACTAATTCTAATTATACAGCGTATCGAGACCTGTATAATAGTCTCGGCTGAACAAATACCCGATATGTAGAATAAAGGTGAAGGATCAAAGAAGCCAAAAATGGATTAGAAATGCTAATAGGAATCCTTCACTTGTTTTTAATAGTACAACTATTATTGTgctatattatgcaaatttgTAGAAAACGAAACATCAACTAATTCGTAAACATTACGCTTATGTCAAACTCATAGCGAActagttgtaaaaatataatatcaatataaaaagtataatagtaaagAGATTTTGTTCGTTTCTACAACACCTTCTCTATTATCCTTATTACAAAATGTTCAtcaaatgcttataatatgatttttttcaaaatatttttagcctttttaagttatttataaatatttgagaatttcaattgtttttagtatatttttatttattttttaaacaattttttgctgagttaaaatgtttgaaaatgtaatacaagattTAGAAAAGTTGttcttacaaatataaaaatattccaaatacATATgcacattttatgttaataagcatttaaagtttaaattaagaaaaaaattgtcaaaatcaaattcttttgtaaaaatgtatagtatgcaCATTTTCTAGCTAaggcttgaaaatttaatacaaagtttatCATCAGTAATTTTACTGAaaccaaaaattttaaaatttataagcataatttttatttataaatattttaaattcaaatatggcGAAGTTAAATAATCGAagtatgaataatgatatccattattttgttattgttcaaaaatacaaattttacttatattatgtatattttatatatacaatatttattaaaaacaaaatatatattttaatccacTGTAAATTAGTAGTAAGATagcagtaaaataaattattttatgtaatagcaatatcaaaaaacatatgaAATATACTCAATGATATAGGCTCATAAACTTGCCTCTACTCAAAAGAATTTTTCATACTCAATGAATACATCCATTACAGTATCTCCGAAGCAGAACCCACTTTCcctcctttttttttattttaaatattaaccaaaaatttgtaagatttcaagaatttttttgttttagttacaaatttattatttttatagttttaatttgatatttaacatttctttttttgaaaaattattttaaaataataattattcaagtaaGTAACTAATCAGATTTaagaaatctaattttaagtcTTATGTGGgtctttttaaatgtacataaatattaaacttaatatttattccaataatagtaataggtaattacaattacaacatattataaaatattttaagtttcttaaatttttgtaagttCTTTTTGGTTCCAATAAagataattctaaatattagttGAACAATTATAAGAAGTTAATGAATGGTCTGTCACTCTTAAAATTAACAGCAGGagaccaaaataataataacactaaaaataatatgttgtaataacCAGGaagcaatacattttttgaaaaaatcaattttttttatacatttatttcatacataataaaaataaaaagatttatatACCTTGTGTaactgattttataatataattatagagtttgtaatattttaacttacatGAAccgtgatttttatattacaactaTAACTGTCATTAACAATATATGACTAAAAGTTTCTGACACTTAGGAGAGacacacaatattaatacattctcAGGCAATATTGGAAAAAGTATGAATCGATTATATCtaggtatttacattttaaataactgtattGAGGGAATTCTCAATAAATCACACTAATTAAGACCAAAGGAGAGCAAACAATGAATAAGaatttgaatgtataatataatttaaaatagaactaatgtatatgtacaatatatcagcataaaattaaaaagtaaaatatgtattgttaaaattagattataaatgtatttgataaatataaactacaaaGGTTCATTGTGGATAATTGacatgtaaataaacaatgctCTATTGCACattgcttattttttattttaatacaggaTAAATGGATATGATGGATTAAGCAAGTACacaatttatagaattttatacatttttttttttgttttatttaattacaatagggcaaaacaataattcaaaaaattggtgTAGTAAAACTGTACTAGATTAGGTGATCATCACAAATTCTAAagcgttataattttttttttttttaagaaattatttaaataatactagtcAGCCTCatttgcttaaaaaataattttttataatactataattttaaggacaaaaaatatcacaaagtaaatagatttatctaataaatttaaataatatataaattgtacagttaacaattaataagcaaaataaaatgataaaatatatataattataaaatatttaatttaagtaaacaatttgaatagaaaaaatagtattggcaaatatgtttttagatatacaaattaaaaggtAAATCTAATTATTGGATCATTGTCTTTCTATtagtaagataatatttatttcagtatTGATAGGTTgcattttagataaaaattgatgttgccttttagtattaaatacacTTGACTAAAAAATTTGCTCTCCatgctattttatatattgtaattaaacagTCCAAATTCTTAGTTGGCCAAATTGTTTATGATAATAGTGTAATacaaatacttaatactattactgttttaattaaaacagtaaaatctATGATACACtactatatcattttattctaatttaatcatttaattaaaatttgtaaaatatggaGAGCAATGATTGTTATAGTGTGTATTCAATAGATAATAgcaaaaattttatgatttttttttttaattttgtaaaatttaaaccataacattcaaaaacaattaaatatattaatctttggattattttatgtgtataaatgtatattgtatattttaaaaaaaatgataacattttacttaaattattaaagtataatttataattgagttTTTTGTCTATGGtagtaatttttgaataaattaatctaataaatacataatgggaaattattttttatatatataaattagtcaggcttttgtaaataatttcggtattttcttaatgctatttaataattaatcattatttaaaaaaaatatattttaatcaataaataaactgcAATATTACAatgcaaaatcaatttttcagtGGAGAAAGAATTGGACAAACATTGAAAACtactaactatataatttttaatacagataATGGAAGAAAATATTGCTTAAGACATTAATATCTATTTcgttacttatataattcattCATTATATACTCAGCCACCATAATGTAAACTGCTATAAATGCTCCAACAATACTTGCTATAGTTGTATTcattctgaaaataattattgttgctaTTCCTAAACCACCATATGTTAGATAACGAGATTGATCAGAGCTCTTCCATTTGGTGTCCActaaaacagaataataatattttaacatattgttgaaaaaaattatatgaaataaaaattattacaagattaataaaatgtatgataaccaacaaaaatgaaatatctaataaaagtgaatactataagtaataaaatattttttaaaaatggttacaaattattataattaatta
This genomic stretch from Rhopalosiphum maidis isolate BTI-1 chromosome 3, ASM367621v3, whole genome shotgun sequence harbors:
- the LOC113557458 gene encoding RNA transcription, translation and transport factor protein, with product MSINKVKAVGYPLAAVFDANDQKSFRLLILWLEENILHTYEPEKRTELQNIDSPSWDIAFKNYCVSSSSPIKTTEAIDQLEWLLGVAIRLTYNKEKNKFDSETKKTLEVSADVPMIIPSDNPIDNLDVNTSDFKEGIEKLADLLKISKHPDHKITLEAIHKFIVKRLNEEAIKNPSIILPKGEAFPLEKVKGHKIESKDAAVLHAMKVLRLAQLHRLRDLQTCINECIVAMQEVTSDPKTDTKLGKVGY